Below is a window of Macadamia integrifolia cultivar HAES 741 chromosome 8, SCU_Mint_v3, whole genome shotgun sequence DNA.
GGAGCCCCCTTGTGTGTTGCTCCTGCACCAGTGGATTTGTGAAATTCCTTGGATGCAAGAACTAATTTCAGGTTCAATGGAAGTGTGGGCAAGTTTTATTAAGGCGGGTGCCCTGTGCTAAGCAGCTATGCAAGCCATTCTGCATGGTGGATCGTGGTTGACCGGTTGGGCTTTCTCTATTATCTATGTATTTCATTGGCTTCACTCCTTGTCTTTGTAAGCTGCCACCTTGTTCCCctctccccaccccaccccaccccaccccaccccaccccacccccgaaaaaaaaaaaaaaaaaaaaatcttcggAGGGTTAGAGGAGCTTTTTTGTAGTGTGTGTGGCTTTCacttcttcattgtctaggTGAAACCCATTAATGTGGTCCAATGGTCCACAGTTTCTTGTAGTCTATTTCTCTCTGTGTGGCATATGGAAACATTTTGGCAGGTCAGTTGAGTGGTTCAGTTTAGTTTCTCTGCACCCTACAAAACTATTTCATCCTCTCATGTGAGAGGATTCTCATAGGGTCAGCTTCACTTCCTTTGTTTTGTACAAGAGGTGATCTAAGCCACATAATAGGGAGGTTGTATAGTCTTTGGATCTACTTCCAGTCCCTGCATTTCGGAGAAAAGATGATTTTCTTTGTTTGGAGCACTTGGGAGAGTGTACAGTGATGTCTAGAGTGCTGGTACtgatgcatggacatacatgagaTGTGTGTCAATATAAAagggggtatttgattgaattagactccgaaaatttgacatgtggctaatcTAAATCATGTCCACTCTATCCAATAGTCGGAATTGATATATCATCTGTTCATTCGGCAGGAGGTGCCTGTGACATTTGGGAAAATATTAAACTGTTGTGAGTCTTGTGACAATAATAATTTGCCTTATTAGTATTCAAAATGACTCCTGCTTGAAAGAACACACATTTTAAGATGGGTCGTCCAAAAGCATAAAAGCATTAAATGCCAGTGCTTCAACATTGTTTCCGATACCATATGCCTAGTTTACCAAAATGATTAAATAGGCTTAGTATAAAGTGAAGATTGCATGCCTATTGCCTAGGTTTCTACAATGGACAAACTTTGTGGGATCTTGTAAAAAATACCAAAGAAGGCAATCTTTTAGGGACTGAGGGTTCATTACCATTTGTTGTTATAGATTTTCAGTTATAAATTTCTGGGGATGTTTGTGCCATTGAATTACTGCGGTGACCTGAATGTTGGTACCCAAGGAACCAAAGACCTGTTGTTACTCCTGACATCTCTGGGGAACATGCTCGCTATTGTTTTCTGTCTACTGTTGCCATCCGGAGGCTGGGTTTACTTACTGGTTCCCTTTTGTACTCTTGCCAGGGTCTCAAACTAGATTTATCCCTTGCAACAAATCAGCAATTAAGATGATCCAATGGGTGTTTGAAGATTGTTGTATTTCATTTGTTGTAGTTGGACTCCagatttttcctctctttcctaTGGAGGGTTGGCCAATATATTTGGCTATGAGCTCAAGAAGAGTGCAATAACTAGATCTGAGGAGTGTTAAGGGCTTCTTCTTGGTCATCGCTCAGTAAAACTCTGTTTACTTGTACTATCAttaagaaaggggggggggggttagaaAGGACAGGAAGCCGAGACATCAGTTACATTTTTAGGATCTTGTTTGTTTTGCTTAGCTTGCTGACGTAGTAAAATTATCATTAACTGCTAAAACAGGGGAGGATGCTGACACAAGTTTCATTGCTTTTGCATGCAGAAAGAATGGAGGGAAAGGAGGGATGATTTCAAGAAGAAAGTAAGCCGTATCGTGAGACGGTCACAAGAAATGTTCTGATCAGGCTGCAGAAGGTGGACTGCCAGTTATTGCCTATCTGGGAATCGATTTATTACATTGGAGAACTGGTTGATCTTGTGGTAGTATGTCTCAATCAAGTGGAATTTCCATTTGAAGTTCTTGCAGAGCCTCCTCTCCACTACAGCTCTTTTCTATACCTGTTTAACAAACTTGGCACATCTCATGTAACTCAGAACTTTGTATTTAAAACGGTTTTGGTCAGGTGTCCTGGGTAACATACTGTGATTAGTGAGAGCGTCGTTCAGTTTCTTGTTCATGGTTCTTTCCCCTATCACTGTAGATCATAGTATTAGGAAGCGGAAAATCATTGGATCTCCCCAACCACGCAGCTCTCTTCGACTTTCCCTCTCCAGCTCTGCAActtcttctcccattttttgcaactctctctctctctctctctctctctatatatatatatatatatatatagacttgCAATGGATTTTGGCTTAAGATTGGTTTGCTGGATCCACTGTACTGCCCAAGAATTTATAGAAATCGGGATTTGGGACGGCCAATTCTGATTCCTTGAACCATCTTATCTTCAGTAAATGATTTTGATAGCTGATTGTCTCGCTCTACTCAACTCCACAAACAATGAAGATGTTGGCCGCAACTGCCGACGACGATGTCCTTATTTCATAGTATTTAGCTGTGTGCCGTTCTATCCATCTTCAAGACCTTTATCTCTTGGTAATTCTCTCTTGGTTTAGGCTTTGGAAAGTCCAATCAAAGTCTTTGAATTGTGAGGCATCCAAGTAAGTTGCCGTTATGGCTGGCTGTATTTTTACCCATACGCACAAGGACTGTGTAGAAAACCTCTCGGTGGAATCCACGCTTGGAGATTGAATAGATTGAATCCGTTAATTGTACGATCACCTTATCTTAGGTGATCTTGCGAGTGAATATCCAACAattgttcattttatttttaaatatatatctCTTTATCCATGTAATGGAAGAAAATGTAAGTAAAAAGTAGAACAGATATTGGATACTCATCTGACAATTCTAAAAATAACGAATCCATTCTCCCATATGTGTGAATCAGTCCCAAAtaagaatgattctcatacgcCTACCCACGGGAGTAGGAAAATGGGGACAAAAGCATCTGATCCGACCTGACATAGTCAATCCATATCGGTATTGGCAATTAATATATATCCCGATACCAGAACCAGATTTTGTATCATCTTATTAAGATTAACCTGGGAGCCGTCCAgtcttttttcaaaaaaatcattatcaataatacccaaaatcatgtttccatctacaaaattacccacccgCCTCATGTTAGTGTCAACCAAACTATCCAAATTTGAGTTTGGGTATTGCAAAttacaaaatacccaaaacCTCATTTTCCTACATTGTTCACACAAAGGTGGGCCAGGGGAACTTCCATCGTTCTGTTCCTTAAGCCCAAACATCTGTGAGACACTGACAAGGATAGATAAAATTACTTTATTATAATGCAGTACAAGTAATTAATACCATTACAAGGATCCATCCACTACTATTGGAGTAAATATAATATTTCAGTCTTTGAGAAGCAGAGTAAGGGCAGGTACTGGTCTAAGAAGAGGAGGGGTTGACGTAGCTCCCCAATCGAACAACGATGCCATCTATGTCCCTAACGTAGCCAACCTTCTGTCCCCATTCCTTCTCCTCAGGTGGGCTCACCGGCACCGCCCCATTGTCCACTGCCCTCTTGTAGGCCTCGTCGACGTTTGAGTAAGCGAAACACACTTCCACTGGGTTCCTCTCATGCTCGTTTCGAGGtgtctgcacttgacccgttctGTTATCCGTCTCATGCTGATGTACCGGCGTGAAGGATATCGTCGTCTGCCCACTCTCCAGCTCTCCCCACCTGTACTCATAATCAATATTTTCTATTTAGAAACGAATtgctgatgaagaagaagatgattagATTCGGATCAATTTACATACCTGTGAGATCCATCGAGTCGGCGAACCGTGTAACCAAAGGCGTTTGCGTAGAACTCCACCGATTTGGCTACGTCCTTCACATAAACCACTGTGTACGCAAAGGCTGGAGAGCTAAGATTCTTGGACGCCATGATCGATACGACTGGATTACCAATTAAGTTGATTACTGGAACTGCTCCGATCTGCGATTTGCTCCATATAACACTCCTCATAGAGAGACAAAGGGATGACAAGTGGTATGCATGCATAGCTGGGGTCATGCCACTTGGCGTTAAATGCTGTCTTTTTTATATCGACGTGGCGGTAGTTAGCTCTGACACGTTATCTTCAATTCGAGTGGGACCTTCATGTGCAGACCCAGATCCTGATGGTTTCCGTGTGGGTGTGTACTTCATTGGATTGGAATATTCTAATCCCTTAGGTGGAGTTGTGAAGACTTGTAAAGGTTTAACATTAATTGGTTCGCTTTAATTGGTTGATTAATTGTTTGGATTTTGTGGGAGGTTAATGGTTTGAGGTTGAAGTGCTTGATTCTGATAGAGGGTTTGAGTCGACTCCAAATTGTTTGTAGCGTGTGGTGAGGTGCAATGAGTATTTAATGATTGGGTGGGATTATGCGTCACAATTTTGATGCGTTTGGGTCTTGGACCCTCAATGGGTGAAAGTTGTTGAATCTGATAAAAATCACCCTAAGTTCAATTATTGGTTGACAAGTGATATTGTTCATAGGAGATTGGATCCTCTGCATGAACGTTtatgtgaggatccaacacctgtattattttctatcatttaaaagGTGAAGAACAGTATATAGATTTTGGATGCATCTTGATATTTTCTTGAACAATCGAGTTGAGGTTTTCAAAAGAGAAAACCGTTGAGACGATAAACTTGTCAATCATGCACACCATGAGGCTGACAATATCAGACACAAGAGTAATGATTGTCTGTCGTGGGTGCAGTGGTGCGACAAGCATTGGACGGTCAAGACGACATCGGCATGCGCCTCAATGTCCTTCTGACTGTCAGATACTCGCCACACCACCGCATCCAcggcagaggatgttttcactACATGCATATGGGATGTGACAAATcctattttcttatgaaaaaattacatgattacccacttttgggtttcctttttcaaaattattcaaCTTGTGTTTTAGAtaacaaaaaaacatttttaccCCTAATTCCTTCTCTTCAACATACCGCTCACTGCcctttaccaaagaaaaacataccactaccaccaccggGTCACAACCGCCTTCGCCATCACCGAGAGATCTCTAACTTTGTTATTTCTGGtgttgagagaaagagaaacaaagagtTGTCGTCGGTGCTCTACTCAGGAAAGGCTTGCGTAGagtactctctctttctctcacggCAAACAAAGATATCCATTTCACAACATGTCTTCATAAATGTTCATACTAACTTCATCATCACCATCTCAGTTAACCTCTGCTACCTTAGCAGTATTTACAATGTTTCTTTTCAATAGCCAAGCTCCAACAACAATCCCCATAAAAGAAAAGCTCGAACACCTCAAACCCGAATTACTTTCACACGGAAACCAGGATAACCATTATTCTGATCCCACCCGTTGTAACAAACAACTTGTGTCATCTATCCTCCTCCATAATCTGATCGAGTACGTGAGAAAAATCGATACACCTCAAACCGAAACATGCAATGCCCAGCAACAACTACTCGTCCCACCTTCCCTCTACAGCATTCATGAAGAAGCTTCTTTATCCCTTCACCCACGTAGATTTCACAATCTCTCACTGAAACCAATCAAACACATACTGCAACTACATAAATTCTACTACTTTCATTTCTTCGATACACAATCTCCCCACTTGAAAAACCATGGTGTGAAACCATAGTGATTGCAACTCTCAGCCATAAAAGCAGAATAGCTAGAGCAACTTCGAAATGACGACCCATTTCAATAATGTTACTCTGATTTGATGTGGATGAGTAGAAAACTTGGAGTGGCTGAGAGAATTTGGAGTAGTTGTAGTACTGGATGTAGCAACTATTGAACCAAGCTACAACGGATTCTGGGTTGGGGCAAAATGTGGAGATGGTATCCATAGCAACTCGAGCACATAAGGCACAGACAAGTCAGCAAGAGATCGAGCCTACATTGCAGGAACCTGTCAAAACCGACTATCACAGGCCTTTCCTGAACAAAGCACCGACGAcatttgtttctttctctctctctctctctatcggTGGTTGTGGCCCCGCGGTGGCggtggtttttttctttttctttttttggtaaaaagcaGTGGCATGGTGAAGAGAAGaaattaagggtaaaaatgtcaaaacatGTAGGTAGATGACGCAGAATCATTGttttgagtagttttgtaaacacaaacatgattttgtgtttttcttttaactAAAACACAAGTTgagtaattttgaaaaatgaaacacaAGTTGAGGCATCTTGGGTATTGACAATAGCCATGAACTGCGGTCATCTCAGTTCAAGCTAATCTCCACCTTTATTTAATAGTCTTCGGCCACGAATAGTCTTGATCACGACAATATATAACCTCCCCACCCTCTTTTAAATGAACACAACCAATCAAAGCTTGACCAACTCTCTCCTTATTCTGTTGACCGTACTCTAGCGATGGTGACATTGTAGTTCTCTCTAAAATTCCGCCTAGACTTTGGGCTGATATTTCCTTTGGGTTCAGTTCCTCTTCAGCCGTTCGGATGCTCAGTGTAGCATTTGGCTGGAGGACATGATGCACCCTAACACACACGGGTGTGCATCCCAAGTCCTCTTAGTTATTGGAGAGTGATAGTGTTcaatttactattttttattttgttgcaaAGATGGTGTTTTATTTATGGAATTATAAGGACAGACCCAAACTAACGTAGATTCAAACATTTTTCTGACTGGCTATAATAATAGGGAGATGGTTCCCTTCGCTGCCCGAGTGCTAATTCGGGCAAATGGATGGTCTCTATTATGAATCTATTAATAGAGGATtttaaggagagagagggagggggtAGGACCATGATTCTATGTTTTGGCATGCCAGATCACTTGTATACAAATTGTGGAAATGAACAATGCGGTAATTCAAAAATATCGTTGGGTTATTTATATTAACGAATATGTGCATCTTAGGTAATATGATACATTTCCCTTCTCGCCTCATGGCTGACAGTTTTTCAAATCCTCaaatttgtattattattaactTAAAATTGTCAATTATACAACCTGGATTTTAAAATTAGAGGAACACCTCCTTAGCGGACACGAGTAGGGTCATAATTTAGAATTCCACATTAAGACTacattttttgggtgaaagaatCTTGCCCACATGCTGTGGGTATTTTTACTTCCAACTGTATATAACGTAGGAATGCAGCCGGGCAGAATTTCTTTTCCTCCTTCGATATATCTATTGAAAGAATCAGATCACCCCGTTGATAGTGTGGCATGAAATCTTTCACGTCAAGCAAATAGGAGCATGGATTAGCCATGTGGCAAtcatttttctgtttatttatttatgagttTGTCTTGTTTACAAAAGGAATTCGTaacataactttttttttttttgcccttcaCATAATGAAATGGCAATATGATAGAGCAGCTAATGATGTGATTTCGCAACACGTGGTCCAACCTCTCTCACATCCATCTCTTAAAGGATAACCAAAAATGGAaataatctctcttttcttgttGCCTTCTGTTTTGCCATTTTCAACATCTTAGGTGGAATTGTCGAAGCTCTGTTGAGAGTTGTTCTTATTAGTGTGGACAAATTAGTGCTACAATTACAATCTGTGTGGGTTCCCTAGTGTTAGGAAAGATTCAAGCTaatgtttcagttaacaaaaatactcaaaacagtaattctccttcatcttccaCGTACaaacatcatatttttttttgtcaactGAAAGTTTGAgtgagtagttttgtaaatctaaaTCTAACTTTGGGtattttgttaactgaaacattAAGCGAGTAGTTTTATGAAAATGAACCTAAAAGTGGGGAATCATCTAATTTTCCTAAAATTCCCCTTCTATTGATCCCAAATGATATTTTGACATTGACCAGTAGCTTGTGGGAAATAAATATGAATCCAAAATCCaattataaaattatatttagGAATGTAAGTTTAGCTCCGTCCATCTAAACccgccctaaaccctaataggGTTTGGACTAGCTAAGATACCCCAAGGCTAAATTTTTTTAGCCTGAGTCAGGCTAAGCCAAGGTTGAAGCCTCAACGTGAGGCCCTGAAGTAAAGATTGAACACACTGTTGGTGCACAACCTAGGCCACTCACTCATCTTTGTAAAATTACCCAATACCCCTTCCTTCCCAACTTTTGTTTAGTTGGGCAGCTAATTCCAAGAAAACTAGCCACTTGCGTGTAAAACAATCCttacttattatttttttttgggtaaggaaaACAATCCTTACTTCACCTCGATGTGAACTTCTCCTTCGTCCTTagtagggaaaaaaatcgtctgtaattccgatctcgtacaattctgtaaAATACtatcttcagggggtgacacgtgtattgataccaatgcaatggtccagatctgatttaaatgcctcttcactgatttaatgttttattaattgtatAAGATCTGGACtattatattggtatcaatacacgtgtcaccacctgaaggtggtattacacaaaattgtacgagatcgaaattatAGACGATTTCAACCGCCTTAGTAGATGTAATACCCACTAAAGCCTTTTTCCTTTGAAAATCTTCTTGCTGCAAGCAAAGAGTGTCGTAGACAGCTAGTCCCCTAAGTCTTGACAGAATGATTAACCTAAGCATTTAATTAACATTGACTTTGCACAGGACCATTGGCCAAGTAAGAGAGAACTGATGAGTTTTGAAATCTGACAATTGGAAATCCTTGGAACACAACAGTAACATCCCAAGGATCatcttcctctctttcccaACTGCCTCTTACTGTATTAATAGTTAACATTGAGGAGCTTCTGAGCTTCTCCTTTTCTAATTCACAACTCATGGAACCCACGCCATCTCCCCCGTGAttcaaaaggaagatgaagattagcctcataaaatcattttttttttttctttttaagtataTATAGTATCACTGAGAGTGACTCTGGTATGAAATAAGGGGAAGAAGGATTAAATAAGGGCTTCCCAATTTCTCATCGTTTCTCGTCTCATGACTTGTGTTTCCCTTCTCTCTGCTTCAACTGTTACAGCAAcaaccagaagaagaagaacaagaaggaccCAGTTGAGATGAGATCTCCGCCGCCGCCGCCGTCGCCGTCGTCCCTTAGGAAAGTAGGAACCCCGTCTCGAATGCCGTCTGCCCCTCATTTCCAATCCACCGTGTCCGTACAGAAGCTTCGACTCTTCAACACGCTTATACTGGTCTTCCGCCTCTCCTCTTTCTGCTTCTCTCTTGCTGCTGCCATCTTTATGCTTACTAACTCCCATGGTTCTGGTTCCCCCAGCTGGAGCGACTTCGAAGCTTTCAGGTACTCCCCCcaccctttttctctctctctctctctaaaaactgAAGTTCGATATCAAATTTTCCCAAACAAAAGAGATTGAATTAGAATGGAAACCCAATCGCCTCTTCCACTGCAGGTTTTTGCTAGCTGCAAACGCAATTGTCGCCCTGTATTCGTTTGCAGAGATGGGAGCTTCGATTTGGGAGATTCTTAAAGGCACCACTTTGTTCCCGGAGACCGTACAGGTCTGGTTTGATATCGGTCACGATCAGGTTGGTATCCATTATTCAACTACCCATCCTCCTCACTCCTCAGTAGAGTCCTATTCCATAATCTTAGAATCTTATCCTCCTCCGcttcttttttaattctttttaattctatttagtataatattatgaaatttgaaaatttatcCTATAATTTGTCCTCCATGATCACCAGTTAATTGATTATTCTCTTTACTTGAAAGCTTGAAACAGAGCACTGAAAAGAAAGAGGGATTGAAGATTGAATCAATCAATGGTTCATTATTATTTCTCTTCAATCTTCACCTTCACGTTTCAATCAAAGAGTAATTGATTATTCAGAACTAAATCTTGAGATGTGGAAACGAAATGATATTGGTAGGTTTTCGCGTACCTGCTATTGTCGGCGAACGCTGCGGGAACGGCATTGGTCAGGACGTTCAGAGGAGAAACTTGTACGGCGGTGAACACGTTTTGTGTCCAATCCTACATCTCCATTGCCCTGGGCTTCGTGGGCTTCCTCTTTCTAGGATTCTCTTCGCTGCTCTCTGGTTTCCGGGTCGTTTCCTTCATCATCAAAGGCTCTCGTTTTCATCTCTAGACTTTTCCTTAGCTCTttatctttctcctctctttcttccattaCTGTCAACCAACCAGCATTCATTGTGTACTGTAGAATGGTAAAGAGACTCAGATGTTTGAACCCTTTTAATAACCATACATGGAGAGGAGATCATCTACCAGGTTTCTCCATTGGATGGAATTGGATTCGAATCTATATCGGCTGATTGATCCTAATTTTTGATCGATATCTTATTGATTCATacagggtaaaatggtaaaaaaaaatagttttaaaaataaaaccaagGGTATTTCTATTGGATCAAAGGTGTTTCAAATTGGCATTGAGTCGATATAGCTTTGATCGATCCCATTACTCATACTGAGTTCTCAAACCTTGCATCCTATAGtagtgaaaaagaaaacaaaactcgGTAAACGAACTCTATCCACTTATGAATCGGTATAGCTTTGATCGATCTCATGCCTCATACTGAGTTCCCAAACCTTGCATCCTATACtagtgaaaaagaaaacaaaacttgATGAAAGAACTGTATCCACTTATGCTGCCATTGCACTAGCGCGAAGGCGAATAGCAAGCCGCACAAAGGCATGTAAAGGGGATAACTTTTGAATCTTCAGCTGAGTTCAGGAAATAAGTGGGCCACACAAGGCCCAAAAGGTAAATCTTATTCTTGGGTTTTGGACCTAATCtaagttttgaaaaaaaaaaaaaaaaaatcttcacaaaGATTAGGGCAGAGGAGATGTTGACAGCAACTAAAAGGTTCAAACTCTAGATCTCCTGGTGAGAATGGATTTTTTGTGCCCCACAATTGATGAGCATCAACTGTTCTAGATAGTTGTTATTAGATTAGGGCAAAACTCGAAAAGGCATAGcaaatcaaatatatatatatatatatatatttttttgtcgAAACAGATCAATTTTgacgtttaaaaaaaaacactttgttTGACATTGAATTCATTTATACACCGAACAAAGTTTGTTTGGCATTGATTTTCTTTGAGAATATAATCAACGATAGCTAGGTTATGCTCGACATCTAAAAATTTGCATTGGTACTGAAAGAGATTTTCTAAACATTACTAATTatgatttcaaaaaaaaaaaaaaagtcttaacTCATTTCAAGGTTGTTTGATCCATCATCGACCTGATTAACTTTTTTTGAgacattttgatatttttttgggCTACATTTTGTTTTGAGGCCATTTTGACATGATTTGAAATATTGGTTATGATTTGCACAAGACCTCCAAAACTATAAAATAGATTCCATACACAATCCAAGGGATATGCATACCTCCAAAGTGACAAATTGAGGTTTGTATATGCCTATAGTAAAACCGCAGTCAATAATAGATCGACTTTTTTTTCAACAATGTGGGAGGGGCTAGTGCGATTGAGAGTCTCTATGCCATCGTCGATGATCCATGGTAAAGCAAAAGCTTTTGAAACcagaaccagagagagagagagatccataCTTTCCCGCCAAGGATGGTGGCGATATCTCTTTCCAGAGCCTTGGGAGCTATAAACCCCAACAAGCTGGGGAGAGGAAATGGACCAAATTTTCTTCTCAATGGACAGCACCCGGCCCTTTGAGGGTTGATTTCCCATTTTGTTTGTATTTCTTTCAATAATAGGCAACAAAAGAACACTTCTGAAAATGGATGGTTCATATTTGATTTCATGGAAAGCAAGgtttcaaattccaaaatccGACATAATACATATCTCTATTCATTCCAATTTgaattggatcaaaattgatgTCGCCGTAATCTAAGATATTGAAAATTTAGAATCGGCATtaacaaatatataaaaaaatatatagggtAAAggatatatttttattattattttcagaaGACTTATTAGAT
It encodes the following:
- the LOC122086358 gene encoding CASP-like protein 4C1; its protein translation is MRSPPPPPSPSSLRKVGTPSRMPSAPHFQSTVSVQKLRLFNTLILVFRLSSFCFSLAAAIFMLTNSHGSGSPSWSDFEAFRFLLAANAIVALYSFAEMGASIWEILKGTTLFPETVQVWFDIGHDQVFAYLLLSANAAGTALVRTFRGETCTAVNTFCVQSYISIALGFVGFLFLGFSSLLSGFRVVSFIIKGSRFHL
- the LOC122085445 gene encoding uncharacterized protein LOC122085445; translated protein: MASKNLSSPAFAYTVVYVKDVAKSVEFYANAFGYTVRRLDGSHRWGELESGQTTISFTPVHQHETDNRTGQVQTPRNEHERNPVEVCFAYSNVDEAYKRAVDNGAVPVSPPEEKEWGQKVGYVRDIDGIVVRLGSYVNPSSS